The following are encoded in a window of Solidesulfovibrio magneticus RS-1 genomic DNA:
- the mltG gene encoding endolytic transglycosylase MltG gives MFRAILLGFLIVLVVLGGTIGYKAYEFLAVPPQTPGQNKIVLIEPGQNLDAVANMLVAEGVLRDADGFKLLAKFLDKGGRVKAGEFEVSTGWTPQKLLDYLTTAKGVQHKLAAPEGLTMRQIARLAEDAGLCSAAAFLRAARDPEILKKYNIPAESAEGFLFPNTYLFTRKRGDDGTYVVEAMLKEFWKQAEALWPGEKPAGQKLLAFVTMASIVEKETGVDAERTRVAGVFANRLAKGMLLQTDPTIIYGLGEKFTGNLTRAHLEDAANPYNTYTKPGLPPGPICSPGLKSLQAVANPESHEFYYFVATGEGEHKFSKTLDEHINAVNKYQRGRGKKDDGKAKP, from the coding sequence ATGTTTCGAGCCATCCTCCTTGGGTTCCTGATCGTCCTTGTCGTCCTTGGCGGAACCATCGGCTACAAGGCCTACGAATTCCTGGCCGTGCCGCCCCAAACGCCCGGCCAGAACAAAATCGTGCTCATCGAGCCCGGCCAGAACCTCGACGCCGTGGCCAACATGCTCGTGGCCGAAGGCGTGCTGCGCGACGCCGACGGCTTCAAGCTGCTGGCCAAGTTCCTGGACAAGGGCGGGCGCGTCAAAGCCGGTGAATTCGAAGTCTCCACCGGCTGGACCCCGCAAAAACTCCTCGATTACCTGACCACGGCCAAGGGTGTGCAACACAAGCTCGCCGCCCCCGAAGGCCTGACCATGCGCCAGATCGCCAGACTGGCCGAAGACGCCGGCCTGTGCTCGGCCGCCGCCTTCCTGCGCGCCGCCCGCGATCCCGAAATCCTCAAGAAATACAACATCCCGGCCGAATCCGCCGAAGGATTCCTGTTCCCCAACACCTACCTCTTCACCCGCAAACGCGGCGACGACGGAACCTACGTCGTCGAAGCCATGCTCAAGGAATTCTGGAAACAGGCCGAAGCCCTCTGGCCCGGCGAAAAACCGGCCGGCCAAAAACTCCTGGCCTTCGTCACCATGGCCTCCATCGTCGAAAAGGAAACCGGCGTCGATGCCGAACGCACCCGCGTCGCCGGCGTGTTCGCCAACCGCCTGGCCAAAGGCATGCTGCTGCAAACCGATCCCACCATCATCTACGGCCTGGGCGAAAAATTTACCGGCAACCTCACCCGCGCCCACCTCGAAGACGCCGCCAATCCCTACAATACCTACACTAAGCCCGGACTCCCGCCCGGCCCCATCTGCTCGCCCGGCCTCAAATCCCTGCAGGCCGTGGCCAACCCCGAAAGCCACGAATTCTACTACTTCGTCGCCACCGGCGAAGGCGAACACAAGTTCAGCAAGACGTTGGACGAACACATCAATGCCGTGAACAAGTACCAACGCGGCCGAGGCAAGAAGGACGACGGCAAGGCTAAGCCGTAG
- the ruvX gene encoding Holliday junction resolvase RuvX — translation MEKILAIDYGQARVGLAVCAPGSEIAFPHSTIAWETRDDLFARLLAVIEEQNPGRIVIGYPARAGGDEGLTGRQVRNFAARLARRTAVPLAYADEAHSTEEAAERLREAGLSGRELLAKVDAMAAAVILERYLRGGELCFEPSSLGS, via the coding sequence GTGGAGAAGATTCTCGCCATCGATTACGGCCAGGCCCGGGTGGGCCTGGCCGTTTGCGCTCCAGGGAGCGAGATCGCCTTTCCCCATTCCACCATCGCCTGGGAGACCCGCGACGACTTGTTTGCCAGGCTGCTTGCGGTTATCGAAGAACAAAACCCAGGCCGCATCGTCATTGGCTATCCGGCCCGGGCCGGCGGCGACGAAGGCCTCACCGGCCGGCAAGTCCGCAACTTCGCCGCCCGGCTGGCCCGGCGCACCGCCGTGCCCCTGGCCTACGCCGACGAGGCCCACTCCACCGAGGAAGCCGCCGAACGCCTGCGCGAAGCCGGCCTGTCCGGCCGGGAGTTGCTCGCCAAGGTGGACGCCATGGCCGCGGCCGTCATCCTCGAACGCTACCTGCGCGGCGGAGAACTATGTTTCGAGCCATCCTCCTTGGGTTCCTGA